One Maribacter dokdonensis DSW-8 DNA window includes the following coding sequences:
- a CDS encoding aminodeoxychorismate synthase component I, which translates to MENFEHKVTRFLQDGVPFLFIIDFDKTTKQVFTFEEAANENIFFNIKGNGNDGNLASSSLEKLNFDLKPTLVSEEIYNEAFSTVKHELKTGNSFLLNLTFPTALDTPLELKEIYQKAHAPYKLLYKDKFVVFSPECYLKIKEDNIFSYPMKGTINSNIPNAKELLLSNKKELYEHNTIVDLIRNDLSMIAKKVRVNKFRYVDKIKKGDQELLQTSTEIQGELPKHWKDEFATLLLKTLPAGSISGAPKKKTLEIISKAEITPRGFYTGIFGVFDGQQIDSAVSIRFIEKINDTLFYKSGGGITHLSEMEEEYHELLEKIYVPII; encoded by the coding sequence TTGGAAAATTTTGAACATAAAGTTACCCGCTTTCTTCAAGATGGAGTTCCCTTTTTATTTATCATAGATTTTGACAAAACAACGAAACAGGTTTTTACGTTTGAAGAAGCTGCTAACGAAAATATCTTTTTCAATATAAAAGGAAACGGTAATGATGGAAATCTAGCATCTTCATCTTTAGAAAAATTAAATTTTGACCTGAAACCAACATTGGTTTCAGAAGAAATTTACAATGAGGCTTTTTCAACAGTAAAACATGAGTTAAAAACAGGTAATAGCTTTTTATTAAACCTTACCTTTCCAACGGCGCTTGACACCCCGTTAGAATTAAAAGAGATTTACCAAAAAGCGCATGCGCCGTATAAGCTTTTATATAAAGATAAATTTGTTGTTTTTTCACCTGAGTGTTATCTTAAAATAAAGGAGGACAACATATTCTCTTATCCAATGAAAGGTACGATCAACAGCAATATACCCAATGCCAAAGAGTTGTTGTTATCCAATAAAAAAGAGCTTTACGAGCATAACACCATTGTTGATCTAATTAGAAATGATCTTTCTATGATCGCCAAAAAGGTTAGGGTAAATAAATTTAGGTATGTAGATAAAATTAAAAAAGGAGATCAAGAATTACTACAAACCAGCACGGAAATACAGGGAGAGCTCCCTAAACACTGGAAAGACGAATTTGCCACATTACTATTAAAAACATTACCCGCAGGATCAATTAGTGGGGCTCCTAAAAAGAAAACTTTGGAAATTATCTCAAAGGCAGAAATAACACCACGTGGATTTTACACGGGAATTTTTGGGGTTTTCGACGGACAACAAATCGATAGTGCGGTCAGCATTCGATTTATTGAAAAAATTAACGATACGCTTTTCTACAAAAGTGGTGGCGGTATAACCCACCTTAGCGAGATGGAAGAAGAATATCACGAACTTTTAGAAAAAATATATGTACCCATTATTTGA
- a CDS encoding aminotransferase class IV translates to MYPLFESVCIENSEIKNEQYHEARFRASYMQQYKTHPTYSLFDGIHLTNLDNTLKYKLRIGYKQHGTRFSISEYKNSIPTSLQLVNDDTISYAVKRNNRKKLNNLFKLRDQCDDVLIVKNGFITDASYANILLIDGEHIVTPSTPLLEGTCRARLLDENKITEKRITRADLQHFKSFQLINALNDFDDTRWIPIKKIKN, encoded by the coding sequence ATGTACCCATTATTTGAATCTGTTTGTATAGAAAATAGTGAAATTAAAAACGAACAATACCACGAAGCTAGATTTAGAGCTTCTTACATGCAACAATATAAAACCCACCCTACCTATTCTTTATTTGATGGTATTCACCTCACCAACTTAGACAATACATTAAAATACAAGTTGCGTATTGGCTATAAACAGCACGGTACCCGTTTCTCTATTTCCGAATATAAAAATAGCATACCCACCTCTCTTCAATTGGTTAATGATGATACTATTTCATACGCCGTTAAAAGAAACAATCGTAAAAAATTGAACAACCTTTTTAAGCTACGTGACCAATGTGATGATGTTTTGATCGTTAAGAACGGATTTATTACCGATGCCTCTTACGCTAACATTCTATTGATCGATGGCGAACATATTGTAACCCCTTCCACCCCTTTACTTGAAGGTACTTGTAGAGCTAGGTTATTAGATGAAAATAAAATAACGGAAAAAAGAATTACAAGGGCCGATCTACAACATTTTAAAAGCTTTCAATTGATCAATGCTCTAAATGATTTTGATGACACCAGATGGATCCCTATCAAAAAAATAAAGAATTAA
- a CDS encoding App1 family protein encodes MKDRNFNAMGIFKKDKLQIINFQSYGSATRLYVRGRAIEDENIDLDQKGIFNLMKNTWKRFETDEIKNAPIKITFSNGNTVQGVTDNDGYYLIDENIEGLQNLANEEGWVKFELSFSNTKLKREILLQNRFPGEMLIPSANAKFGVISDIDDTILHTGVVSSLKWKVIINTMFKRATKRSQLEGASDFYTKLHLGKSGDEANPIFYVSHSPWNLYRYLELFLKTNNFPKGPVLLRSMASFKMRKKSDEKPQKQKEISNLLMSYPNLPFILIGDSGEKDGDIYQEISTLFPGRIKAIYLRSVNHSKRMARIENLFADFKDIPFLMVNKTEEAIQHAKKNGFI; translated from the coding sequence TTGAAAGACCGTAATTTTAACGCCATGGGTATTTTTAAGAAAGATAAACTTCAGATCATCAACTTTCAGTCTTATGGGAGTGCTACTCGTTTGTATGTAAGGGGTAGAGCGATTGAAGATGAAAATATCGATTTGGATCAAAAAGGGATTTTCAATTTAATGAAGAATACCTGGAAACGTTTTGAGACCGATGAAATTAAAAATGCACCAATAAAGATTACTTTTTCAAATGGCAACACGGTGCAAGGTGTTACTGATAATGATGGGTATTATTTAATTGATGAGAATATTGAAGGACTGCAAAATTTGGCAAATGAAGAAGGTTGGGTCAAATTTGAGTTATCATTTAGTAATACCAAATTAAAAAGGGAGATTCTTTTACAGAATAGGTTTCCTGGAGAAATGCTAATACCCAGTGCTAATGCAAAATTTGGGGTAATCAGTGATATAGATGATACCATTTTGCATACCGGTGTAGTATCTTCTTTAAAATGGAAGGTTATTATAAATACCATGTTCAAAAGGGCTACAAAACGTTCTCAATTGGAAGGAGCTTCGGATTTTTATACAAAATTGCATTTAGGCAAATCTGGAGATGAAGCCAACCCTATTTTTTACGTAAGCCATAGCCCATGGAACTTATACAGGTATTTGGAACTCTTTTTAAAGACTAACAATTTCCCTAAAGGTCCGGTTCTTTTACGAAGTATGGCAAGTTTTAAAATGCGAAAGAAGAGTGATGAAAAACCGCAAAAACAAAAGGAAATCAGCAATTTGCTCATGTCTTATCCCAATTTGCCATTTATTTTAATTGGTGATAGTGGTGAAAAAGATGGTGATATCTATCAAGAAATATCAACTCTATTTCCGGGCAGGATAAAAGCTATTTATTTGCGTAGCGTAAATCATTCCAAACGTATGGCACGAATAGAAAATCTCTTTGCGGATTTTAAGGATATTCCATTTTTAATGGTCAATAAAACTGAGGAAGCCATACAGCACGCCAAGAAAAACGGATTTATATAA
- a CDS encoding TonB-dependent receptor: MRNKVLLTLLLVVTSAVALAQEISLSGTVKDSLGVGVDMANVIAINTATQGLESYGITNHAGLFKLKLKTGEQYTVKVSYLGFKPESFTFTAGQNDAIKDIVLQEQAAQLDEVDVTYEMPVSVKGDTIVYDTDAFVSGTEKKLKDVLENLPGIEINDDGQIEVEGKTVSKVMVEGKDFFDGDSKLAVENIPANALSKVEVLRNFNEVSQMKGLTNDDDNVALNIKLKEGKKNFWFGELTAGYGPDDRYLAHPKLFYYSPKYSINIITDLNNIGEVPFTRNDYRNFTGGFRNLNSRGGSSISTGADGLGLSSTQNNRANDIDTKFAAANFSYAPMEGLDLSGFGIYSYTGTILKSEGVTSYIASNDVESTTSNTDQTIHLGLAKLSAKYQPNDSFQLDYDALLKQSDDTEEVNVLSISSITDEIAEVKKQKPLSVNQNLNIYYTLSDKNIFAVEAQYLYQDEDPFYEAIRNEFAFVDIFPVDENQELYNINQAKQVVTNKVDAKVDYYRVLGSKSNINLTLGTTQSNQNFNSNIFQILDNEDVLNLNGNDFGNDVAFHVSDVYAGLHYKVISGIFTFNPGVTLHQFNVKNEQLGSVVKDNLTSLLPDVYINAQLKKSENLRFNYQVTRSFTDVSNFAQGYVLNNYNSLYSGNRDLESALNHNVSLNFFSFNMFNFTNIFANVAYTKRIDALKSGVNIVGINRVSSTINSNFDDESFTTNGKYERTFGKIKASVQGNLGWSTTNNLVDDEQRTSNSLTQNYTGALSTNFKNAPNLELGYRYTVNNYENGDLETTFYTSRPYARFDASFLKNFIFTVDYDYYNYTDKEDTITNTYSFLESNLTYQKKDSRWEYGIKGTNLLNTNTLNRDSTNELYFSTQAYFVQPRYVLFSVKYDI, encoded by the coding sequence ATGAGAAACAAAGTGCTTTTAACACTATTGCTAGTGGTGACGTCTGCTGTTGCCTTGGCCCAAGAAATTTCATTGTCCGGTACGGTTAAGGACAGTTTAGGGGTTGGTGTAGATATGGCCAACGTCATTGCGATCAATACGGCTACACAAGGTTTGGAGTCTTACGGTATAACCAACCATGCAGGGCTATTTAAATTGAAGTTGAAAACTGGTGAGCAATACACGGTTAAAGTGAGTTATCTTGGTTTTAAACCGGAGTCGTTTACTTTTACCGCTGGGCAGAATGATGCGATAAAGGATATTGTTTTGCAAGAGCAAGCGGCACAATTAGATGAGGTAGATGTTACTTATGAAATGCCGGTTTCGGTAAAAGGGGATACTATTGTGTATGATACGGATGCCTTTGTATCCGGTACCGAAAAAAAATTAAAAGATGTACTTGAGAACCTTCCCGGTATTGAAATTAACGATGACGGCCAAATTGAGGTAGAGGGTAAAACCGTGAGCAAGGTCATGGTAGAGGGCAAAGACTTTTTTGATGGTGATAGTAAACTGGCGGTAGAAAATATTCCAGCCAATGCATTAAGTAAGGTAGAGGTGTTACGTAATTTTAATGAGGTTTCACAAATGAAGGGACTCACCAATGACGATGATAATGTGGCCTTGAATATTAAACTAAAAGAGGGGAAGAAGAATTTTTGGTTTGGGGAGTTAACTGCGGGTTATGGTCCAGATGATAGGTATTTGGCCCATCCGAAATTGTTTTATTACAGTCCTAAATACAGTATCAATATTATCACTGACCTTAATAATATTGGTGAAGTACCTTTTACCCGTAATGATTATAGGAATTTTACCGGAGGATTCAGAAATCTAAATTCAAGAGGAGGTAGTTCTATTTCTACGGGGGCAGATGGCTTAGGGCTTTCGTCTACCCAGAATAATAGGGCAAATGATATTGACACAAAATTTGCCGCCGCAAATTTTAGCTATGCACCCATGGAGGGTTTAGATTTAAGTGGCTTCGGTATTTATTCGTATACCGGTACCATTTTAAAATCAGAAGGAGTTACATCTTACATTGCCAGTAATGATGTGGAAAGTACTACATCAAATACAGATCAAACAATACATTTGGGTCTGGCTAAATTGAGTGCCAAATATCAGCCAAATGATAGTTTTCAGTTAGATTATGACGCATTGTTAAAACAATCTGATGATACTGAAGAGGTAAACGTACTGTCCATTTCATCTATAACTGATGAGATTGCAGAGGTGAAGAAACAAAAACCGTTATCGGTAAATCAAAATCTGAACATTTACTATACTTTGAGCGATAAGAATATTTTTGCCGTAGAGGCGCAATATTTGTATCAAGATGAAGATCCATTTTATGAAGCAATTAGAAATGAGTTTGCTTTTGTAGATATTTTTCCGGTAGATGAGAACCAAGAGTTGTATAACATTAATCAGGCAAAACAAGTAGTCACCAATAAGGTAGACGCAAAAGTGGATTATTACAGGGTTCTGGGTAGTAAAAGTAATATTAATTTGACTTTGGGTACAACACAGAGCAATCAAAACTTTAATTCGAACATATTTCAGATTTTAGATAATGAAGATGTTTTAAATTTGAATGGCAATGATTTTGGTAATGACGTTGCCTTTCATGTTTCAGATGTTTATGCCGGCTTACACTATAAAGTTATTTCTGGAATTTTCACGTTTAACCCGGGTGTTACCTTACATCAGTTTAATGTAAAAAATGAGCAATTGGGTAGTGTGGTCAAGGATAATTTAACGTCATTGTTGCCAGATGTATATATAAACGCCCAGCTTAAAAAGTCAGAAAACTTACGATTCAATTATCAAGTAACCCGTTCGTTTACAGATGTCAGCAATTTTGCCCAGGGTTATGTGCTGAACAACTATAATTCGCTGTACAGTGGTAACCGCGATCTGGAAAGTGCGTTGAATCATAATGTGTCGTTGAATTTTTTCAGTTTCAACATGTTCAACTTCACCAATATTTTTGCCAACGTGGCATACACTAAACGAATAGACGCCTTAAAAAGTGGGGTGAACATAGTTGGTATCAACAGGGTAAGTAGTACTATTAACTCTAATTTCGATGATGAATCTTTTACGACAAACGGAAAATATGAGCGTACTTTTGGTAAGATAAAAGCATCGGTACAAGGTAATTTAGGTTGGTCTACCACCAATAACCTTGTTGATGATGAGCAGCGAACCTCAAATTCTTTGACACAGAATTATACGGGCGCGCTTTCTACGAATTTTAAAAATGCCCCTAACTTGGAATTGGGGTATAGGTACACCGTAAACAATTATGAAAATGGTGATTTGGAAACTACCTTTTACACCAGTAGGCCCTATGCCCGTTTTGATGCCAGTTTTTTAAAGAACTTTATTTTCACCGTAGATTATGATTATTATAATTATACGGATAAGGAAGATACCATAACCAATACCTATAGTTTTTTAGAGTCTAATTTAACCTATCAAAAGAAAGATAGCCGTTGGGAATATGGTATTAAGGGTACCAATTTATTGAATACCAATACATTGAATAGGGATAGTACCAATGAACTTTACTTTAGTACACAGGCGTATTTTGTACAACCTAGGTATGTGCTATTTTCTGTAAAATATGATATATAA
- a CDS encoding energy transducer TonB, whose translation MRPKKNPQKDLNKKSGTFFVIGLLLVLAMVYTALEWKSFDPINQIDVALNKVDDSIIEEATIIELKATPPPKPKVLPIEIEIIEDDEPIIETEVIASEVDTDTEIVDPSDFEVIEEPEEVKVIWTTIEEVPIFPGCESAEDKRACFNEMMQKHIRKNFRYPELAQEMGIQGRVNTQFMINNDGTIGAIQKRGPHDVLEKEAVRILSKLPKMTPGKQRGSAVKVSFAIPITFKLE comes from the coding sequence ATGAGACCAAAAAAGAATCCACAAAAAGATCTAAACAAAAAAAGCGGAACATTCTTCGTGATTGGACTATTGTTAGTACTAGCCATGGTATACACCGCCTTGGAATGGAAATCCTTTGACCCCATCAATCAAATAGATGTAGCCCTGAACAAGGTTGATGATTCCATTATTGAAGAAGCGACTATTATTGAGTTAAAGGCAACCCCACCACCAAAACCAAAGGTCTTACCTATTGAAATAGAGATCATAGAAGATGATGAACCCATAATCGAAACTGAGGTTATTGCAAGTGAAGTTGACACCGACACGGAAATTGTAGACCCCTCTGATTTTGAAGTTATTGAAGAACCAGAAGAAGTAAAAGTAATTTGGACAACTATTGAAGAGGTTCCTATATTTCCTGGTTGTGAAAGTGCAGAAGACAAACGCGCCTGCTTCAATGAAATGATGCAAAAACACATTCGTAAAAACTTCCGCTACCCAGAGCTAGCTCAAGAAATGGGAATTCAAGGTAGAGTAAATACTCAGTTCATGATTAACAACGATGGTACCATCGGCGCTATTCAAAAAAGAGGTCCGCACGATGTACTAGAAAAAGAAGCCGTAAGAATTTTATCTAAACTACCTAAAATGACACCAGGTAAACAAAGAGGCTCTGCCGTAAAGGTTTCTTTTGCCATACCAATTACATTTAAACTAGAATAG
- a CDS encoding GLPGLI family protein, with amino-acid sequence MKIYKWFLSFVILCMGMNLHAQDFQGKAVYQSKTQVNFDFGNRNIPEDRKKEMMERIKKANEKTFILSFDKTASIYKEEEKLEQPGERGGGRGPRFGGMAGTDGDLYKNIKEQRYLIKNELLGKIFLIDDELETLEWKMGSESRKIGNYTAFKATATKTIKRPNMSAIFRRPGRGGQDNEEKEKEAEFTIKEVEIVAWYTPEIPINQGPGLYWGLPGLILAVNDDITTIVCSEITMNPSEKMEIKAPSKGKKVSQAEYDEISQEKMKEMRENFRNRGGRGSGRPN; translated from the coding sequence ATGAAGATATATAAGTGGTTTTTAAGTTTTGTAATCCTTTGCATGGGCATGAACTTGCATGCACAAGATTTTCAAGGAAAAGCGGTATACCAGAGTAAAACTCAGGTAAATTTTGATTTTGGAAACCGAAATATACCAGAGGACCGAAAAAAGGAGATGATGGAGCGTATTAAAAAGGCAAACGAGAAAACCTTTATACTCAGCTTTGATAAAACAGCATCTATTTATAAGGAAGAGGAGAAATTAGAGCAACCTGGGGAAAGAGGTGGTGGTCGTGGGCCACGGTTTGGAGGTATGGCCGGTACAGATGGCGATTTATATAAAAATATAAAAGAGCAGAGGTATTTGATAAAGAACGAGCTTTTGGGAAAGATTTTCTTGATCGACGATGAGTTGGAGACCTTGGAGTGGAAAATGGGTAGCGAGTCTAGAAAAATAGGAAATTACACGGCGTTCAAGGCAACGGCAACAAAGACTATAAAGCGACCTAATATGAGTGCCATTTTTAGAAGACCGGGCAGAGGTGGGCAAGATAATGAAGAGAAGGAGAAAGAAGCTGAATTTACCATTAAAGAAGTAGAGATCGTTGCTTGGTATACTCCTGAAATCCCTATAAATCAAGGTCCTGGTCTGTATTGGGGTTTGCCGGGGTTAATATTGGCGGTGAACGATGATATTACCACAATTGTGTGTTCGGAGATTACAATGAATCCTTCAGAGAAAATGGAAATAAAAGCACCTAGCAAAGGAAAAAAGGTCAGCCAGGCAGAGTATGATGAGATTTCTCAAGAAAAGATGAAAGAAATGCGAGAGAATTTCAGGAATAGAGGTGGTCGTGGTAGCGGTAGGCCAAACTAA
- a CDS encoding deoxynucleoside kinase, with product MHIAVAGNIGAGKTTLTRLLAKHYNWEAHFEDVVENPYLDDFYNQMERWSFNLQIYFLNSRYRQILQIKESGKEIIQDRTIYEDAHIFAPNLHAMGLMTNRDFQNYSSLFDLMESLVDPPDLLIYLRSSIPNLVKQIHKRGREYENTISIDYLSRLNERYEAWIHGYNKGNLLIIDVDDLDFVDNPEDLGSILNKIDAQINGLF from the coding sequence ATGCACATAGCAGTTGCCGGAAATATCGGTGCAGGAAAAACGACCCTAACCAGATTACTTGCAAAACATTATAATTGGGAAGCTCATTTTGAAGATGTAGTAGAGAACCCTTATTTAGATGATTTTTATAATCAAATGGAACGTTGGAGCTTTAACCTCCAGATTTACTTTTTAAATAGTAGATACCGCCAAATTTTACAGATCAAGGAAAGCGGTAAAGAAATTATACAGGATAGGACCATTTACGAGGATGCACATATTTTTGCGCCCAACTTACACGCTATGGGCCTTATGACCAATAGGGATTTTCAAAATTACTCTAGTTTATTCGATCTAATGGAAAGCCTGGTAGATCCACCAGACCTTCTAATTTACCTACGCAGCTCTATACCTAATTTGGTAAAACAAATTCATAAGAGAGGCAGGGAATATGAAAACACCATTTCCATTGACTATTTGAGCAGGTTGAACGAACGTTACGAAGCTTGGATACATGGCTATAACAAAGGCAATTTATTGATCATTGATGTAGATGATTTGGATTTTGTGGACAATCCTGAAGATTTAGGAAGTATTCTCAATAAAATTGACGCTCAAATCAACGGTCTATTTTAG
- a CDS encoding sodium-translocating pyrophosphatase yields the protein MESTMIYMPILMAVLGLIYMGIKRSWVLKQHAGDGKMKEISDYIYEGALAFLSAEYKLLSIFVVIVSVLLAIVSFVVPTTHWLIVISFVFGAIFSAYAGNIGMKIATKTNVRTTQAARTSLPNALKISFGGGTVMGLGVAGLAVLGLTIFFIAFFQFFMGGVWTSTMDMTIVLETLAGFSLGAESIALFARVGGGIYTKAADVGADLVGKVEAGIPEDDPRNPATIADNVGDNVGDVAGMGADLFGSYVATVLAAMVLGNYVIKDMGGSISDAFGGIGPILLPMAIAGAGIIISIIGTMLVKIKDNEAKEAQVMGALNIGNWTSIVLVAISCFALVTWMLPETMKMEFFGEGLIEISSMRVFYATLVGLVVGAVISSVTEYYTGLGKSPILKIVQQSSTGAGTNIIAGLATGMISTFPSVLLFAGAIWASYAFAGFYGVALAASAMMATTAMQLAIDAFGPISDNAGGIAEMSEQEPIVRERTDILDSVGNTTAATGKGFAIASAALTSLALFAAYVTFTGIDGINIFKAPVLAMLFVGGMVPVVFSALAMNAVGKAAMEMVHEVRRQFKDIPGIMEGTGKPEYDKCVAISTQASLKEMMLPGLLTIGFPLVIAFAPLLFGMNKLAIAEMLGGYMAGVTVSGVLWAIFQNNAGGAWDNAKKSFEAGVEINGEMTYKGSEAHKAAVTGDTVGDPFKDTSGPSMNILIKLTCLIGLVIAPILGGHTEDGVAMVNNTKEVTIEMNVESEQLAEAIVTYATTVDGELVTEEVVYSGTKSEVEEKLKAFEKATIEKKGTATEITIEKVEVNKQ from the coding sequence ATGGAGTCAACAATGATTTACATGCCAATTCTTATGGCAGTACTAGGCCTAATTTACATGGGTATTAAAAGATCTTGGGTATTAAAACAACATGCCGGAGATGGAAAAATGAAAGAAATATCAGATTATATCTATGAAGGGGCTTTGGCTTTCTTAAGTGCTGAATATAAACTTTTATCAATTTTTGTGGTTATAGTGAGTGTTTTACTTGCAATTGTTTCTTTTGTTGTCCCAACAACACATTGGCTAATTGTAATCTCCTTTGTATTTGGAGCTATATTTTCTGCATATGCAGGTAATATTGGAATGAAAATAGCAACAAAGACCAATGTGCGTACTACACAGGCGGCACGTACTAGTTTGCCAAATGCATTAAAAATTTCTTTTGGCGGTGGTACGGTTATGGGACTTGGTGTAGCCGGCTTGGCCGTATTGGGACTTACCATATTCTTTATTGCCTTTTTTCAGTTTTTTATGGGGGGCGTTTGGACATCTACTATGGATATGACCATAGTGTTGGAAACTCTTGCAGGTTTCTCTTTAGGTGCAGAATCAATTGCATTGTTTGCTCGTGTAGGCGGTGGTATTTATACGAAAGCTGCTGATGTTGGTGCAGATTTGGTAGGTAAAGTAGAAGCAGGTATTCCTGAGGATGACCCTAGGAACCCGGCTACTATTGCTGATAACGTGGGTGATAACGTTGGTGATGTTGCCGGTATGGGAGCTGATCTATTCGGGTCTTACGTGGCAACGGTACTGGCTGCAATGGTTTTGGGTAATTATGTAATTAAAGATATGGGCGGTAGTATTTCTGATGCTTTTGGCGGAATTGGTCCAATTCTGTTGCCAATGGCAATTGCGGGTGCTGGAATTATCATATCCATAATTGGTACTATGCTCGTTAAAATAAAAGATAATGAGGCGAAAGAAGCTCAGGTAATGGGTGCTTTGAACATTGGTAATTGGACATCTATTGTTTTAGTTGCCATTTCCTGTTTTGCCTTGGTAACATGGATGTTGCCCGAAACCATGAAAATGGAATTTTTTGGTGAGGGATTAATTGAGATTTCATCTATGCGCGTATTCTATGCCACCTTGGTAGGTTTGGTGGTAGGTGCCGTAATTTCTTCGGTAACTGAATATTATACGGGGTTGGGTAAATCCCCAATTTTAAAAATAGTTCAACAGTCAAGTACAGGTGCCGGTACAAACATTATTGCAGGTTTGGCAACGGGTATGATCTCTACTTTTCCATCTGTTCTTTTGTTCGCTGGTGCAATATGGGCATCATATGCCTTTGCGGGGTTTTACGGTGTTGCCTTGGCGGCATCTGCAATGATGGCGACAACTGCTATGCAGTTGGCTATTGACGCTTTTGGACCAATATCTGATAATGCAGGGGGTATTGCCGAGATGAGTGAGCAAGAACCAATTGTGAGGGAAAGAACCGATATTTTAGATTCTGTAGGAAATACCACTGCCGCAACCGGTAAAGGATTTGCCATTGCATCCGCAGCGTTAACTTCTTTGGCATTATTTGCTGCTTACGTTACGTTTACAGGAATTGATGGCATCAACATTTTCAAAGCTCCGGTTTTGGCAATGTTGTTCGTTGGTGGTATGGTACCGGTAGTATTCTCTGCTTTGGCGATGAATGCCGTGGGTAAGGCCGCTATGGAAATGGTACATGAGGTTAGAAGGCAGTTTAAGGATATACCTGGTATTATGGAAGGTACGGGTAAGCCGGAATATGATAAATGTGTGGCAATTTCTACTCAGGCTTCTTTAAAAGAAATGATGTTGCCGGGTCTGTTGACAATAGGTTTTCCATTGGTTATTGCTTTTGCTCCATTATTGTTCGGAATGAACAAATTGGCCATTGCGGAAATGTTGGGAGGCTACATGGCCGGTGTAACAGTTTCCGGAGTGTTATGGGCAATTTTTCAGAATAATGCTGGTGGTGCCTGGGACAATGCTAAGAAATCTTTTGAAGCCGGTGTAGAAATTAATGGGGAAATGACCTATAAAGGTTCAGAAGCTCATAAGGCAGCTGTAACTGGTGATACTGTCGGTGATCCATTTAAAGATACTTCTGGGCCGTCAATGAATATCTTGATTAAATTAACCTGTTTGATCGGCTTGGTCATTGCACCAATCTTAGGCGGACATACAGAAGATGGAGTTGCTATGGTGAACAATACAAAAGAAGTGACAATAGAAATGAATGTTGAAAGTGAACAATTGGCAGAGGCCATTGTGACTTATGCTACAACTGTTGATGGGGAATTGGTTACGGAAGAAGTTGTTTACAGCGGAACTAAGAGCGAAGTCGAAGAAAAGCTGAAGGCATTTGAAAAGGCTACCATTGAAAAGAAGGGTACGGCAACCGAAATAACTATTGAAAAAGTGGAGGTCAATAAACAATAA